The genomic interval ACGACCCCTCCGCATTGGAGCCCCATAAACATGAACGTGCCCGGATATTGCTAATGGGAAATGATGCAATTCGCTTTATCGATCCTCGTACGTTTGGCAAGATTAGCCTTCTAAAAAGCGTAATCTTGAGTAAGTTCATGCCAATATTGGGACCGGAACCTCTATCTACGGATTTTAACACCAACTATCTGCAAAAGGTTCTTGCGGGGCGTAATGCACCCATAAAAAATTTGCTTTTAGATCAAAGCTTGGTAGCCGGCTTAGGTAATATCTACGTGTGCGAGCTTTTGTATCGGGCAAAAGTGCAACCTCAGCGACAGGGAAAGTCCATCAGCCCAAAAGAGGCAAAACTGATAGTCAAGCACGGAAAAGCTGTTCTACAAGAAGCCTTGCAAGTGGGTGGAACCAGTATTTCAGATTATCGGCGCATAGACGATAAAAGCGGTGAATTTCAGAACTTTTTGCAAGCATATCAAAAACCAACATGCCCTAAGGGGCACAAGATGCATAATATCCGCTTGGGAGGACGCTCCAGTTTTTATTGCCCTTTGTGCCAAAAATAAACCCAGCTTACAAAACTCTCTTTGTCCAGATTCTGCAAAGATCAAGAAAAACCCATAAGTACTTTGCTGATTCTGCTTTATTCGAGATTGCAAACTCATTACATTAAGTATACATTAGCAAGGGTTCACGCAAAGATAGTCCTGTGGCTGCGGGAGAATGTCAGCTTGATCTATGGGTATGTGTGGCTTAAAGCCTTGAGAGTGAAAAGTGAATTAAGCTTTGGATTTTGGTTTTTTCTTTTTGGGTGGCTTTACTTCCGGTTCGGTAATTCGGATCAATTCACAAAGCCAATCTGCATCTTCCCAATCCTCTTCAGCAATAAGCAATAGGTTTTTTGCGCCAGGATATGGAGGTGCGTATTCGGGTTCTTGGATGAATTGCTCTCCCATCTTTGTTACTTTTACAAAGAGCTGATCATCGCACAGCAAAGCAACAACCTTGTCCTTGTAGTAGATGCTATATTCTCCAAACATTTTGCGGGCAAATACGCCATCCAAAGCCTGAAGCTGATCTAAAACATACTCCATAGTTTCCTTTTTGCTTGCCATTACAATTTTCCTTTTTTAAAGTGATGATACAGGATATAATACAAATTTGATTTGGTCAAGATATTTATAATTTACCAACTAAACAAGATGAGGAATAATATCCATTCAATTAATTAGGGTTAGGAGATCATTTGCAAACTTTTCTATTTGATTTTACGGGAATTTCGCTATTATTTAAGTAGGGTGCCTTAGAATTGGAATATAGAGTAAGGTACCAATAATATTACATATTATATAGGAGATATACATGAAAGCGGTGAAACTGCGCAAAGGGATTTATTGGGTAGGCGGTATAGACTGGGATTTGAGAAACTTCCATGGATATCTTACCCAACGGGGCTCTACTTACAATGCTTATTTAATTGTAGATGATAAAGTTACGCTTATCGACAATGTGAAATACTATCTTTATGATGAAATGATTGCCCGCATCAAAGACGTAATTGATCCCGCAAAGATAGATGTAGTAATCCAAAATCATGTGGAGATGGATCATTCTAGTGGTTTGCCGATGTTGCAGAAATTGATACCCAATGCTAAAATATACACAAATGCCAATGGCATAAAGGGCTTGAAGTTACATTATAAGCAGAATTGGAATTTTGAAGAAATTAAGACTGGAGATAGCGTCAGCATAGGTAAACGCAGTTTAAGTTTTATTACTACCCCTATGGTGCATTGGCCAGATAATCAAGTTACATATTGCCCAGAGGAAGAAATACTATTTTCGAATGATGCCTTTGGTCAACATATCGCATCGTCTGAACGTTTAGCCGCCGATCTTCCCATCGGGATTGTGATGGAAGAAGCCAAAAAGTATTATGCCAATATCGTGTTACCCTATTCCAAACAAGTGCAGAAAGTACTTGATCTTGCCGCTCCGCTTGCCATAAATATGATTTGTCCCAGTCATGGAGTTATCTGGACGGAGGAGAATATTGGAGATATATTAGCCGGTTATAAAGATTGGGCTTACAACGTTTCCGATAAGCATCGTGCTTTAGTAATATACGATAGTATGTGGAAATCTACCCAGATGATGGCAGAGGCTATTCATGAAAGTTTTGAAAACCTTGGCATTAGGGCAAAACTACTATCTCTGCAACACAATCATATTTCGGATATCATGACCGATATCATCGACGCTAAATTTATTGCCGTAGGCTCTCCAACACTAAACTCATCCATTCTACCCACTGTCGCTGCTTTTTTATATTATTTAAAGGGTCTTTCACCTAAAGATAGGATTGGTCTTGCCTTTGGTTCCTACGGTTGGGGTGGTCAGAGTATTCCCATCTTACATCAACT from Candidatus Cloacimonadota bacterium carries:
- a CDS encoding bifunctional DNA-formamidopyrimidine glycosylase/DNA-(apurinic or apyrimidinic site) lyase, with product DPSALEPHKHERARILLMGNDAIRFIDPRTFGKISLLKSVILSKFMPILGPEPLSTDFNTNYLQKVLAGRNAPIKNLLLDQSLVAGLGNIYVCELLYRAKVQPQRQGKSISPKEAKLIVKHGKAVLQEALQVGGTSISDYRRIDDKSGEFQNFLQAYQKPTCPKGHKMHNIRLGGRSSFYCPLCQK
- a CDS encoding TfoX/Sxy family protein; translation: MASKKETMEYVLDQLQALDGVFARKMFGEYSIYYKDKVVALLCDDQLFVKVTKMGEQFIQEPEYAPPYPGAKNLLLIAEEDWEDADWLCELIRITEPEVKPPKKKKPKSKA
- a CDS encoding FprA family A-type flavoprotein, whose protein sequence is MKAVKLRKGIYWVGGIDWDLRNFHGYLTQRGSTYNAYLIVDDKVTLIDNVKYYLYDEMIARIKDVIDPAKIDVVIQNHVEMDHSSGLPMLQKLIPNAKIYTNANGIKGLKLHYKQNWNFEEIKTGDSVSIGKRSLSFITTPMVHWPDNQVTYCPEEEILFSNDAFGQHIASSERLAADLPIGIVMEEAKKYYANIVLPYSKQVQKVLDLAAPLAINMICPSHGVIWTEENIGDILAGYKDWAYNVSDKHRALVIYDSMWKSTQMMAEAIHESFENLGIRAKLLSLQHNHISDIMTDIIDAKFIAVGSPTLNSSILPTVAAFLYYLKGLSPKDRIGLAFGSYGWGGQSIPILHQLLGDAKECGFDMLDPIKHQYIPSKEDLEAIKITLEQNIKAKLEEQ